A window of Flavobacteriales bacterium TMED191 contains these coding sequences:
- the folB gene encoding dihydroneopterin aldolase, which translates to MVGKILIRDLILYSYHGCYNEENKIGSKYKLNIWVEGNFSKAEKTDSLFDTVDYVALTDLAAKEMSKSSKLIEHVADRIITKIINKWPHIELAGLTVIKISPPMNELVKSVEYTVERRQQ; encoded by the coding sequence ATAGTGGGAAAAATTTTAATTCGGGATTTAATTTTGTATAGCTATCACGGTTGCTATAATGAAGAGAATAAAATAGGATCAAAGTATAAGTTAAATATTTGGGTTGAAGGTAATTTTTCAAAAGCTGAAAAGACGGATTCGCTATTTGATACGGTTGACTATGTTGCACTTACTGATTTAGCTGCAAAGGAGATGTCAAAATCATCTAAGCTAATTGAACATGTTGCAGATCGAATTATCACAAAGATAATCAATAAATGGCCGCACATAGAACTTGCGGGGTTGACAGTAATTAAAATTTCTCCCCCTATGAATGAACTTGTTAAATCTGTCGAGTACACTGTTGAACGACGTCAGCAATAA